From the genome of Pelmatolapia mariae isolate MD_Pm_ZW linkage group LG12, Pm_UMD_F_2, whole genome shotgun sequence, one region includes:
- the upb1 gene encoding beta-ureidopropionase, which translates to MSACEFESLEKSLESHLPEAELVEVKRILFGKETKKLDLSARAVEAASERDFELKGYKFDAAQEQLRPPRNIRVGLIQHHIILPTDAPILDQISAMHSRIGEMVEVAAMCGVNIVCFQETWTMPFAFCTREKEPWTEFAESAEEGNTTRFCQELAKKYNMVIVSPILEREELHGTVWNTAVVISNSGNVLGKSRKNHIPRIGDFNESTYYMEGNTGHTVFQTQFGKIAVNICYGRHHPLNWFMYSMNGAEIIFNPSATVGALSEPMWPIEARNAAIANHCFTCAINRVGTEHFKSEFTSGDGKKAHHNFGYFYGSSYVAAPDGSRTPGLSRTRDGLLVVEMDLNLNRQISDKWSFKMTGRYAEYAEQLAKVVQHDFKPKIVKE; encoded by the exons GAAGCTGGACCTCTCAGCCCGTGCTGTGGAAGCTGCTTCTGAGCGAGACTTCGAGCTTAAAGGATATAAGTTTGATGCGGCACAGGAACAACTCAGGCCACCCAGAAACATCCGAGTGGGACTCATTCAGCACCACATTATTCTGCCCACTGATGCCCCCATCCTGGATCAG ATCAGTGCCATGCACAGCCGAATTGGTGAAATGGTTGAGGTAGCAGCCATGTGTGGTGTGAACATTGTCTGCTTCCAGGAGACCTGGA CCATGCCCTTTGCGTTCTGCACCCGTGAGAAAGAACCATGGACAGAGTTTGCAGAGTCTGCTGAAGAAGGAAACACCACACGCTTCTGCCAAGAG CTGGCCAAAAAGTACAACATGGTCATAGTTTCACCGATTCTGGAGAGAGAGGAGTTACACGGCACCGTGTGGAACACGGCGGTGGTCATCTCCAACTCTGGAAACGTGCTGGGAAAGAGCAGGAAGAACCACATTCCCAGGATCGGGGACTTTAATGAG TCTACATATTACATGGAGGGCAACACTGGCCACACAGTGTTCCAGACACAGTTTGGGAAGATTGCTGTGAATATTTGCTACGGTCGTCATCATCCACTCAATTGGTTCATGTACAGCATGAATGGAGCTGAGATCATCTTCAACCCCTCGGCTACCGTTGGAGCTCTGAG TGAGCCCATGTGGCCTATAGAGGCCAGAAATGCAGCAATCGCTAACCACTGTTTTACGTGTGCCATTAACCGTGTTGGGACA GAACATTTCAAAAGTGAATTCACGTCTGGTGATGGGAAAAAAG CTCACCACAACTTCGGATATTTTTATGGGTCCAGTTACGTGGCAGCTCCCGACGGCAGTCGCACGCCAGGCCTCTCTAGGACCCGGGATGGGCTGCTCGTGGTAGAAATGGATCTCAACCTAAATAGGCAAATCAGTGACAAGTGGAGTTTCAAG ATGACTGGACGGTATGCTGAGTACGCAGAACAACTTGCCAAAGTTGTTCAGCATGACTTCAAACCCAAAATAGTAAAAGAGTAG
- the gucd1 gene encoding protein GUCD1 yields MTDDVLLDVPVIRQLYHWDCGLACSRMVLKYLHPVSDDEFQRACWDLKLTESVWTIDLAYLMCHLGIKHCFCTQTLGVDKGFKNQSFYKKHFDTEENRVNELFLKAESKGVVVKKCSVSVQEIQSHLEQGHVAIVLVNAVVLTCELCSQPVKYCCFMPVGQKCFCRKPDYQGHFVVVCGFNRTTGSIFYNNPAYSDRVCCTSINNFEEARRSYGTDEDILFVFKES; encoded by the exons ATGACAG ATGATGTCCTGCTGGATGTTCCTGTTATCCGGCAGCTGTACCACTGGGACTGTGGCTTAGCCTGCTCCAGGATGGTCCTCAA GTACCTCCACCCTGTCAGCGATGATGAGTTTCAGAGGGCGTGCTGGGATCTGAAGCTGACAGAAAGTGTGTGGACTATCGACCTGGCCTACCTCATGTGCCATCTAGGAATCAAACACTGCTTTTGTACACAGACTCTGGGTGTAGATAAGGGCTTTAAAAACCAG TCCTTTTACAAGAAGCATTTTGATACTGAAGAAAACAGAGTGAATGAGCTCTTCCTTAAAGCGGAGAGCAAAGGTGTGGTGGTGAAGAAATG TTCTGTGTCAGTTCAGGAAATCCAGTCTCATCTGGAGCAGGGCCACGTTGCCATAGTGCTGGTCAATGCTGTGGTGTTGACATGTGAACTGTGCTCCCAGCCTGTCAAATACTGCTGCTTCATGCCCGTGGGTCAGAAGTGTTTCTGCAGGAAGCCGGACTATCAGGGTCACTTTGTGGTTGTGTGTGGCTTCAACAGAACCACTGGCTCCATCTTCTACAATAACCCAGCATATTCTGACC gGGTGTGCTGCACCAGCATCAATAACTTTGAGGAAGCTCGACGCAGCTATGGGACGGACGAGGATATCCTGTTCGTGTTTAAAGAGAGTTGA
- the p2rx4b gene encoding P2X purinoceptor 4b, protein MSKSAGCCKRFLHYAFDYETPKTLVIPSLGVGFVFRFTQFLVVMYVVGYVCVVQKAYQDTDTVISTVTTKVKGFAFTNTSDTEPRFWDVADYIIPPQSDHSFFVLTNMVVTPKQEQSHCPELPSPSTICVDDCNCVEGRSDPRGNGIQTGLCENYSTTARTCEVLSWCPLEIDTKLPEHALLAAAENFTVLIKNSITYPKFNFHRRNILPHVNSSYLKRCEFSRLTDPHCPIFRLKHIVSEAGEDFQDMAVKGGILGILIDWSCDLDWWAGECLPKYSFRRLDNKHPVNNVAPGYNFRFAKYYKTADGEETRTLIKAYGIRFDVIVFGTAGRFSIVPTIVNLGAALSFLSLVPVVADWFLVTCSRKRDLYSRHKTTHLTEDADSASVSMGTTYGTQ, encoded by the exons ATGAGCAAGTCAGCAGGCTGCTGCAAGAGATTCCTGCACTATGCTTTTGACTACGAAACACCAAAAACGCTGGTTATTCCCAGCTTAGGTGTAGGATTTGTGTTCAGGTTCACCCAATTCCTGGTGGTGATGTATGTGGTTGG gtatgtgtgtgtggtgcagaAGGCCTACCAGGATACAGATACTGTCATCAGCACCGTCACCACGAAAGTGAAAGGTTTCGCTTTCACCAACACATCTGACACGGAGCCTCGTTTTTGGGATGTGGCTGATTACATTATCCCTCCTCAG AGTGATCATTCATTCTTTGTGCTGACGAATATGGTTGTGACCCCAAAACAAGAGCAGTCACATTGTCCCGAG CTTCCAAGCCCATCAACTATTTGTGTGGATGACTGCAACTGTGTCGAGGGACGCAGTGATCCCCGGGGCAACG GTATACAGACGGGACTGTGTGAGAACTACTCCACCACTGCACGGACCTGTGAAGTGCTCTCATGGTGCCCACTTGAAATAGACACTAAGCTGCCTGA GCATGCGCTGCTGGCTGCAGCAGAAAACTTCACCGTGTTGATCAAAAACAGCATCACGTACCCAAAGTTCAACTTTCACAG AAGAAACATACTGCCTCATGTGAACTCCTCATACCTGAAGAGGTGTGAATTCAGCCGTCTCACAGACCCACACTGTCCCATATTCAGACTCAAGCATATTGTCTCAGAGGCTGGGGAGGATTTTCAAGACATGGCTGTGAAG GGGGGTATCCTTGGTATTCTTATTGACTGGAGCTGTGATTTGGACTGGTGGGCAGGGGAGTGTTTACCTAAATACAGCTTCAGGAGGCTGGACAACAAACATCCTGTCAACAATGTGGCCCCTGGATACAACTTTAg ATTTGCTAAATACTACAAGACAGCAGATGGAGAGGAAACCAGAACGTTAATCAAAGCTTATGGGATCCGCTTCGACGTCATTGTGTTTGGAACT GCAGGAAGATTTTCCATCGTCCCAACCATAGTGAACCTGGGTGCAGCCTTGTCGTTCCTCAGTTTG GTGCCCGTGGTTGCTGACTGGTTTTTGGTGACTTGCTCAAGGAAACGAGATCTTTACAGCagacacaaaacaacacatCTGACTGAAGATGCAGACAGTGCATCG GTGTCAATGGGCACCACCTATGGAACCCAGTAG
- the zbtb26 gene encoding zinc finger and BTB domain-containing protein 26, which yields MAQNQVILQFRFSTFGDSMLQKMNLLRHQRRFCDVTVRINQLEVPGHKVVFAAGSSFLRDQFILQQDSREVQISMIQEAEVGRQLLLSCYTGQLEFPELELVHYLTVASFLQMGHIVEQCTQALSKFIKPQAPRQLEVDVNMRREKREESLSSQARIEQERSQVRTVHQEEEEEEEEEEELVEQVEQDNNDDESEDDDVIIQPKSPVQILTRRPRQGIVESDITIVKVESVSDVAENSITGHFSTSPPAELHSPEPQHSLINSTVDSRSSEMAVPPGVAGYPLSPPPSSPPAEKHSGHQRNYDKPLQWYHQCPKCARVFRQLENYANHLKMHKLFMCLLCGKTFTQKGNLHRHMRVHAGIKPFQCKICGKTFTQKCSLLDHLNLHSGDKPHRCNYCDMVFAHKPVLRKHLKQIHGKNSFDNANEGSLHDGGVDFEFGRI from the coding sequence ATGGCCCAGAACCAAGTGATTCTGCAGTTCCGCTTCTCCACATTTGGAGACTCCATGCTACAGAAGATGAACCTTCTGCGACACCAGAGGCGCTTCTGCGATGTTACTGTTCGCATCAACCAGCTGGAGGTCCCTGGTCACAAAGTGGTGTTTGCTGCTGGCTCCTCTTTCTTAAGGGACCAGTTCATCCTTCAGCAGGACTCCAGGGAGGTCCAGATCTCTATGATCCAGGAGGCAGAAGTTGGCCGACAGCTGCTGCTGTCCTGCTACACTGGCCAGCTGGAGTTTCCTGAGCTGGAGCTGGTGCATTACCTGACAGTGGCCAGCTTCCTCCAGATGGGCCACATTGTAGAGCAGTGCACTCAGGCCCTCAGCAAGTTCATCAAACCACAGGCTCCACGCCAGCTGGAGGTGGATGTAAACATGCGGAGGGAGAAGAGGGAGGAGAGTTTATCCTCCCAGGCAAGGATAGAACAAGAGCGCTCTCAGGTGCGGACTGTCcatcaggaggaggaggaagaggaggaggaggaggaagagctagTGGAGCAGGTGGAGCAGGATAATAACGATGATGAAAgcgaagatgatgatgtgattaTACAGCCCAAAAGCCCTGTCCAGATCTTGACCAGGCGTCCAAGGCAAGGCATAGTGGAGAGTGACATCACTATAGTAAAGGTGGAGTCTGTGTCTGATGTTGCAGAGAACTCCATCACCGGTCACTTCTCCACCAGCCCTCCTGCAGAGCTCCACTCCCCTGAGCCCCAGCACTCGCTCATTAATTCCACCGTCGACAGCCGCAGCAGTGAGATGGCGGTTCCGCCTGGCGTGGCGGGATACCCACTTAGCCCTCCTCCTTCATCTCCACCTGCAGAGAAACACAGCGGACACCAGAGGAACTACGACAAGCCTCTCCAGTGGTACCACCAGTGCCCCAAGTGTGCCCGAGTCTTCCGCCAACTCGAGAACTACGCCAACCACCTCAAGATGCACAAGCTCTTCATGTGCCTGCTGTGCGGTAAGACCTTCACGCAAAAGGGCAACCTGCACCGGCACATGCGCGTTCACGCGGGCATCAAACCCTTCCAGTGTAAGATCTGCGGTAAGACTTTCACTCAGAAGTGCTCGTTGTTGGATCATCTAAACCTGCACAGCGGAGATAAGCCGCATCGCTGTAACTACTGTGACATGGTGTTTGCTCACAAGCCAGTTCTCCGCAAGCACCTCAAACAGATCCACGGGAAGAACAGCTTCGATAATGCAAATGAAGGCAGCCTGCACGACGGCGGGGTGGACTTTGAATTCGGACGAATATGA